From Methanoculleus oceani, a single genomic window includes:
- a CDS encoding 4Fe-4S binding protein, with the protein MAFALHINMERCTGCNNCVVACPVDALELYTEDPVTKEKIYKVKDGKAVILDFNSELCAGCGVCVQACPYGVIALGGPWESRAKARKVEA; encoded by the coding sequence ATGGCATTTGCATTGCACATCAATATGGAACGATGTACAGGCTGCAATAACTGCGTGGTGGCATGTCCGGTCGACGCTCTCGAGCTCTACACCGAAGATCCGGTGACGAAAGAGAAGATCTACAAGGTCAAAGACGGCAAAGCCGTCATCCTTGATTTCAACTCCGAGCTCTGCGCCGGTTGCGGCGTATGCGTCCAGGCATGCCCCTATGGAGTTATCGCGCTTGGAGGACCGTGGGAGAGCCGGGCCAAGGCCCGAAAAGTGGAAGCCTAG
- the hdrC gene encoding CoB--CoM heterodisulfide reductase subunit C: MAVKKDYKDQKLAEKLRDRKYYIPDSNPEFIKDVEKIGQTAAHMCYQCGTCTGSCPSAPRSSYRIRLFMRKAVLGLEEEVLTDPDLWLCTTCYSCTDRCPRNLAPTDAIMAMRNLAFKRDIIPRNFLQTVQLIYKSGHGVPNNDANRAARKKLGLEEEPETTHKYPEYLPGIRKILDHYRLKENADRILAEGE, encoded by the coding sequence ATGGCAGTAAAGAAAGACTATAAGGACCAGAAACTCGCGGAGAAACTCCGGGACAGGAAGTACTACATTCCTGACAGCAACCCTGAGTTTATCAAAGATGTGGAGAAGATCGGGCAGACGGCCGCCCACATGTGCTACCAGTGCGGCACCTGCACCGGATCGTGCCCCTCGGCACCGCGGAGTTCGTACCGTATCCGGCTGTTCATGCGCAAGGCAGTCCTCGGCCTCGAGGAGGAGGTCCTCACCGATCCGGACCTCTGGCTCTGCACCACCTGTTACAGTTGCACCGACCGGTGCCCCCGGAACCTCGCACCGACCGACGCGATCATGGCGATGCGGAACCTGGCGTTCAAGCGGGACATCATTCCACGCAACTTCCTCCAGACCGTCCAGCTGATCTACAAGTCGGGCCACGGTGTCCCGAACAACGACGCGAACCGCGCAGCCCGGAAGAAACTCGGCCTCGAGGAGGAGCCTGAGACGACGCACAAGTACCCCGAGTACCTGCCCGGCATCAGGAAGA
- the fhcD gene encoding formylmethanofuran--tetrahydromethanopterin N-formyltransferase, producing MELNGVTIDDTYAEAFPTWVARPIITAVTEEWAYKAAVEAVGFATSTIGCPAEAGIDCFVSADETPDGRPGYAIMICASKKKLKEQLVERLAECILTAPTTAVFDGLADVVAEVPEKLPVKLHFFGDGFEEKREVGGRTVWAIPIMEGEYIGEEEFGTVKGVAGGNFFIMGENQMAALTAAQAAVDAISGVCGVITSFPGGVVASGSKVGSKKYKFMGASTNEAYCPTLRDRVEGSKVPEGVKAVYEIVIDGVDEDSIKTAMAEGIRAATKVPGVKFISAGNFGGSLGPFKFDLKDVLADYL from the coding sequence ATGGAACTGAATGGCGTTACTATCGATGATACCTATGCAGAGGCGTTCCCGACCTGGGTGGCACGGCCCATTATCACCGCCGTCACCGAGGAGTGGGCATACAAGGCAGCAGTGGAGGCCGTCGGCTTTGCCACCTCCACCATCGGGTGTCCGGCCGAGGCGGGTATCGACTGCTTCGTCTCCGCCGACGAGACCCCCGACGGACGGCCCGGCTACGCGATCATGATCTGTGCGAGCAAGAAGAAGCTCAAGGAGCAGCTTGTTGAGCGCCTTGCCGAGTGCATCCTCACCGCCCCGACGACGGCGGTCTTCGACGGCCTTGCCGACGTCGTCGCCGAGGTCCCGGAGAAGCTCCCGGTCAAGCTCCACTTCTTCGGCGACGGGTTCGAGGAGAAGCGCGAGGTCGGCGGCAGGACGGTATGGGCCATCCCGATCATGGAGGGCGAGTATATCGGTGAGGAGGAGTTCGGCACCGTCAAGGGCGTTGCGGGCGGCAATTTCTTCATCATGGGCGAGAACCAGATGGCCGCCCTGACCGCCGCCCAGGCGGCGGTCGACGCCATCAGCGGCGTCTGCGGTGTCATCACGTCCTTCCCCGGCGGCGTCGTTGCGAGCGGCTCGAAGGTCGGGAGCAAGAAGTACAAGTTCATGGGCGCAAGCACGAACGAGGCCTACTGCCCGACCCTCCGCGACAGGGTCGAGGGCAGCAAGGTCCCCGAGGGCGTCAAGGCGGTCTACGAGATCGTCATCGACGGCGTCGACGAGGACTCTATCAAGACCGCGATGGCCGAGGGCATCCGGGCGGCAACCAAGGTGCCGGGCGTGAAGTTCATCAGCGCCGGGAACTTCGGCGGCAGCCTCGGACCGTTCAAGTTCGACCTGAAGGACGTCCTCGCGGACTATCTCTAA
- a CDS encoding DUF7714 family protein produces the protein MIFPPHCKYVGSATSTPYGDRAYFLSRYLVRETAGGTEVIEVETDPDGIGLMRKVLSARVLASGDDVYRYPDRVNVQDRTFLVGAAMRSGYRCTIFTGHGEQTTFVLDPDLSGFLRIHVYDITPPRPHLSATLLDLEKTGLFGDLEVIFEHHVRDIREIEADVYPCHAAGFPRTLDADPLRPGDRVAGCQTARDLVRECYGEEIIVESTCPLDAVESEPFIARCCRSERGGLGRWNDRFGVVVHWGASSRDIAEAVWRVTAAWRGPDGEGSGR, from the coding sequence ATGATCTTTCCCCCACACTGCAAATATGTTGGATCGGCGACCAGCACCCCGTACGGGGACCGGGCCTACTTCCTCTCGCGCTACCTGGTTCGCGAGACCGCCGGCGGCACGGAGGTGATCGAGGTGGAGACCGACCCGGACGGGATCGGATTGATGCGCAAGGTCCTCTCGGCCCGGGTGCTCGCCAGCGGCGATGATGTCTACCGCTACCCCGATCGCGTGAACGTCCAGGATCGAACATTCTTAGTAGGGGCGGCGATGCGATCCGGGTACCGCTGCACCATATTCACCGGACACGGCGAGCAGACCACGTTCGTGCTCGATCCGGACCTCTCGGGTTTCCTCCGCATCCATGTCTACGACATCACTCCGCCCCGCCCCCACCTCTCAGCCACGCTTCTTGACCTTGAGAAGACCGGGCTCTTTGGAGACCTTGAGGTCATCTTCGAGCACCATGTCAGGGATATCCGGGAGATCGAAGCCGACGTCTACCCCTGCCATGCGGCCGGTTTCCCCCGCACCCTTGATGCGGACCCGCTCCGGCCGGGCGACCGGGTCGCGGGATGCCAGACGGCAAGGGACCTGGTGCGGGAGTGTTACGGCGAAGAGATTATAGTGGAGAGCACCTGCCCGCTCGACGCGGTGGAAAGCGAGCCCTTCATCGCCCGGTGCTGCCGGAGCGAGCGGGGGGGCCTCGGGCGTTGGAACGACCGGTTCGGCGTGGTGGTCCACTGGGGCGCGTCGTCCCGGGACATTGCAGAGGCGGTCTGGCGCGTCACGGCCGCATGGAGGGGGCCGGATGGCGAAGGTAGCGGTCGTTGA
- a CDS encoding tRNA(Ile)(2)-agmatinylcytidine synthase: MITLTPDEVRARFGPLFSMKYLAMVDQNAGLAEIREHCRARGTIEWDAANRVRAKGAVMSCHVEGTTMTMLARLGVSPAKFGAAGREIGGQALEGVEVVGDEVVTTWSGIAGAGVGVAACLPQAPGVTRAEYPSEDDLRIGGARVCRVRIASPLYEKVTIGIDDTDTREEGATWVLALKCAEACTIPGVEYLDMRLVQLNPAVPKKTTNCVGSALNFAVRPGKVDELLEYVRDFVESGAVSNDTGIAVYRGIAFAEESPYLKRVKTEILTVDDAEAEAARMGVRFIDSTGRKGRIGALGAVLWGNKGVEAAGLYGETF, translated from the coding sequence ATGATTACGCTCACGCCCGATGAAGTCCGGGCCCGGTTCGGGCCGTTGTTCTCGATGAAGTACCTCGCCATGGTCGACCAGAACGCCGGTCTCGCGGAGATCCGCGAGCATTGCCGGGCCCGGGGAACCATCGAGTGGGATGCGGCGAATCGAGTGCGGGCGAAGGGTGCGGTCATGTCCTGCCATGTCGAGGGCACGACGATGACGATGCTCGCCCGGCTGGGCGTATCCCCGGCGAAGTTCGGGGCCGCCGGCCGGGAGATCGGCGGGCAGGCGCTTGAAGGGGTCGAGGTTGTCGGTGACGAAGTGGTGACGACCTGGTCGGGGATCGCCGGAGCGGGCGTCGGCGTCGCTGCCTGCCTGCCGCAGGCGCCGGGCGTGACCCGGGCCGAATACCCATCGGAGGACGATCTCAGGATCGGCGGCGCCCGCGTATGCCGGGTGCGAATCGCATCACCGCTCTACGAGAAGGTGACGATCGGGATCGACGACACCGACACTCGCGAGGAAGGCGCCACGTGGGTGCTCGCGCTCAAATGCGCCGAGGCCTGCACGATCCCCGGGGTGGAGTACCTGGACATGCGTCTCGTTCAGCTGAACCCTGCGGTGCCGAAGAAGACCACCAACTGTGTCGGGTCGGCCCTGAACTTCGCCGTCCGCCCGGGAAAGGTGGATGAGCTCCTCGAGTACGTCCGCGACTTCGTCGAGTCGGGGGCGGTCAGCAACGACACCGGCATCGCTGTCTACCGGGGGATTGCGTTTGCGGAGGAGTCTCCCTACTTAAAACGGGTCAAGACCGAGATCCTGACGGTCGATGACGCGGAGGCGGAGGCGGCACGGATGGGTGTCCGGTTCATCGACTCGACTGGACGGAAAGGACGGATAGGAGCACTGGGCGCCGTTCTCTGGGGGAACAAGGGCGTTGAAGCGGCAGGTCTCTATGGAGAAACTTTCTGA
- a CDS encoding radical SAM protein → MEWSRLKARLLEAGSVRLSGEPADAYVSRSAAGPSAGSSGSLFFSSGARRFRAGIDGASPIEVVHRGGGGADLVIDGNVVSGRLEPAALHCPRQAYITVSGTCIFHCRYCPVPGLQGRRKEVFEIVELVESVADRVDAIAITSGVASSIEEEEEYVLDVVAALRSFGLPIGVSIYPGPLTPARLHALGVVEVKFNIEAATPEIFAEMCPGLSWDAVWEALRSSVVLFGRDRVYSNVIVGLGETDADLERVMGDLAAIGVIPVLRPLTPAASLAARPRPSADRLLRLCEAHEKILRQAGLDPRRALTMCSACTGCDLVPGRDT, encoded by the coding sequence ATGGAATGGAGTCGGCTGAAGGCCCGGCTGCTTGAGGCAGGTTCGGTTCGCCTCTCCGGCGAACCTGCAGACGCCTACGTGTCCCGTTCCGCCGCCGGCCCCTCGGCGGGGAGTTCCGGTTCGCTCTTCTTCTCCTCCGGCGCCCGGCGGTTCCGGGCCGGTATCGACGGGGCAAGCCCCATCGAGGTCGTTCACCGGGGAGGAGGCGGGGCGGACCTCGTCATCGACGGCAACGTGGTCTCCGGCCGTCTCGAACCCGCCGCCCTCCACTGCCCCCGCCAGGCCTACATCACCGTCAGCGGGACGTGCATCTTCCACTGCCGCTACTGCCCGGTGCCGGGTCTCCAGGGGCGGCGAAAGGAGGTTTTCGAGATTGTGGAGCTGGTCGAAAGCGTGGCCGACCGGGTCGACGCCATCGCAATCACGAGCGGTGTCGCTTCCTCGATCGAAGAGGAAGAGGAATACGTCCTCGACGTCGTGGCGGCGCTCCGCTCATTCGGTCTACCCATCGGGGTCTCGATCTACCCGGGGCCACTGACCCCGGCGCGGCTCCATGCCCTCGGCGTCGTCGAGGTGAAGTTCAACATCGAGGCGGCGACCCCGGAGATCTTTGCAGAGATGTGCCCCGGTCTCTCGTGGGATGCGGTCTGGGAGGCGTTGCGGTCCTCCGTCGTGCTCTTCGGGCGGGACAGGGTCTACTCGAACGTCATCGTCGGCCTCGGGGAGACCGACGCAGACCTGGAGCGGGTCATGGGCGATCTCGCGGCGATCGGGGTCATCCCCGTCCTCCGTCCGCTCACCCCGGCGGCATCTCTTGCCGCCCGGCCCCGTCCGTCCGCCGACCGGCTGCTCCGGCTCTGCGAGGCGCACGAGAAGATCCTCCGGCAGGCCGGGCTCGATCCGCGCCGGGCGCTGACGATGTGTTCGGCGTGCACCGGGTGCGACCTGGTGCCGGGGAGGGATACATGA
- the mmp11 gene encoding methanogenesis marker protein 11, with translation MEKLSDPYTIRYPQIVAVADESAGHVELIEFFDCIGGAMWVKRHYAQSPLVRSVRTVGTTNRYLLRTGSADLALEGSVFPAGIAGVAVEGDEIAVTYRGLGGGGVGASVCRASAPGIVRYESDPAGGGRLSGSTIWLPRRERVIIGVDDTDTPEEGATWTLTHNIARAVEDDRSRYLSHTIVQLFPVPYRTKNCVAIACEFATSDPGGLVRRYRDYLEKYTLSDETGMAVWRGFDPAPLEEFGRRVKRGEVSPDDLAALDDERLSIVMKGRGAIGAVAAIPFSTRYEEALALWNGVG, from the coding sequence ATGGAGAAACTTTCTGATCCTTATACGATACGGTATCCGCAGATCGTGGCGGTGGCCGACGAGAGCGCCGGCCACGTGGAACTCATCGAGTTCTTCGACTGCATAGGCGGGGCGATGTGGGTGAAGCGCCACTATGCCCAGAGCCCGCTCGTCCGCTCCGTCCGCACCGTGGGGACGACCAACCGCTACCTCCTCCGCACCGGCAGCGCCGACCTCGCGCTCGAGGGCTCGGTCTTCCCGGCAGGGATCGCCGGTGTCGCCGTCGAAGGGGACGAGATCGCCGTCACCTACCGGGGCCTCGGCGGCGGCGGCGTGGGGGCGTCCGTCTGCCGCGCCTCGGCTCCGGGCATCGTCCGCTACGAGAGCGACCCTGCCGGGGGCGGGCGTCTTTCGGGCTCGACGATCTGGCTCCCCCGGCGCGAGCGGGTGATCATCGGTGTCGACGACACCGATACCCCGGAGGAGGGCGCCACCTGGACGCTGACCCACAACATCGCACGGGCCGTCGAGGACGACCGCTCCCGCTACCTCTCCCATACCATCGTGCAGCTCTTTCCTGTCCCCTACCGGACCAAAAACTGCGTCGCCATCGCCTGCGAGTTCGCCACCTCCGACCCCGGAGGGCTGGTCCGGCGCTACCGCGACTACCTGGAAAAGTACACGCTCTCGGACGAGACCGGGATGGCGGTCTGGCGCGGCTTCGATCCCGCCCCGCTCGAGGAGTTTGGGCGGCGCGTAAAGCGGGGCGAGGTCTCGCCCGACGACCTTGCCGCCCTCGACGACGAACGCCTCTCCATCGTCATGAAAGGCCGGGGCGCGATCGGGGCGGTGGCGGCGATCCCGTTCTCCACGCGATACGAGGAGGCGCTGGCGTTATGGAATGGAGTCGGCTGA
- a CDS encoding thiamine pyrophosphate-dependent enzyme — protein sequence MKGTEALARAILRSADRCYAVPGYPVSGIAASAGAVIPVNEKVALEYALGDSLSGRRAAVVVKHVGLNACADPLVHATAQGLRAGVVVVVGDDVRPIASDVVQDSRYYGEVARVPVLEPDGETIGQAVEAAFEASETFSRVAIVRVTPEILDADVPDLPAPRSDLEGSLADPGLTMAGRALASDRRTAAMFAWSRSSPLNRFAGGEHRAVTVYPPPADPDVLALTREVGRPFLREHRLLAPPDPAGEPERFSARGYCRTFCRDCPFHPAFSILSERRMRAVCDAGCAILAMNPPYRVGIATYGLGSSIAVAATGPGVALTGDYALLHSGLNALIDVYERRLPLLCIVLANTRMGMTGGHPVPDILRYISWANPVVCAADGTAALRRALVHPEGGPRTVVIEGTCPEGGIHETVAYRDL from the coding sequence ATGAAGGGCACCGAAGCGCTCGCCCGGGCCATCCTCCGGTCGGCAGACCGTTGCTACGCCGTCCCCGGCTACCCGGTCTCGGGGATCGCCGCCTCGGCCGGGGCCGTGATCCCCGTAAACGAGAAGGTGGCGCTCGAGTATGCCCTCGGCGACTCGCTCTCCGGGCGGAGGGCCGCCGTGGTGGTCAAGCACGTCGGCCTCAACGCCTGTGCGGACCCGCTCGTGCACGCCACTGCCCAGGGCCTCCGGGCCGGCGTCGTGGTGGTCGTCGGGGACGACGTGCGCCCGATCGCATCGGATGTCGTGCAGGACTCCCGCTACTACGGGGAGGTGGCCCGGGTGCCGGTTCTCGAGCCCGACGGTGAGACGATCGGTCAGGCCGTCGAGGCGGCGTTCGAGGCTTCGGAGACCTTCTCGCGGGTGGCAATCGTCAGGGTGACGCCCGAGATCCTCGACGCGGACGTGCCGGACCTCCCCGCCCCCCGGAGCGACCTGGAGGGGAGCCTCGCAGACCCCGGGCTCACGATGGCCGGGCGGGCGCTGGCGAGCGACCGACGGACGGCCGCGATGTTCGCCTGGTCGCGGTCATCGCCGCTGAACCGCTTTGCCGGCGGCGAACACCGCGCAGTCACCGTCTATCCGCCCCCGGCGGACCCGGACGTGCTTGCCCTGACCCGCGAGGTCGGCCGCCCCTTCCTCCGGGAGCACCGGCTGCTCGCCCCTCCCGACCCCGCCGGGGAGCCGGAGCGGTTCTCTGCTCGCGGCTACTGCCGGACGTTCTGCCGGGACTGCCCGTTCCATCCGGCCTTTTCCATCCTCTCGGAGCGCAGGATGCGGGCCGTCTGCGACGCTGGGTGCGCGATCCTCGCGATGAACCCCCCCTACCGGGTCGGCATCGCCACCTACGGCCTCGGATCGTCGATTGCCGTGGCGGCGACCGGCCCCGGCGTCGCGCTCACCGGCGACTACGCGCTCCTGCACTCAGGGCTAAACGCCCTCATCGACGTCTACGAGCGTCGACTCCCGCTTCTCTGTATCGTCCTCGCGAACACGCGGATGGGGATGACCGGCGGTCACCCCGTCCCCGATATCCTTCGCTACATCTCCTGGGCGAACCCGGTCGTCTGCGCCGCAGACGGCACCGCGGCGCTTCGCCGGGCCCTCGTTCATCCCGAGGGGGGGCCCCGGACGGTGGTGATCGAAGGCACCTGCCCTGAAGGTGGCATCCATGAAACCGTGGCATATCGAGATCTGTGA
- a CDS encoding 3-isopropylmalate dehydratase: protein MQGAGPAVCLGNDIDTDVIIAGRYLRTKDRSVWAEHAFEDLDPTLAGRLSGAIIVAGRNMGCGSSREQAVVALREAGVVGVVAPSFARIFFRNAVNVGLPVIEAPVSCTDGARVAFDLDAGWVEVDGERYPARPLSEKMVAILRAGGLVPYWRSCR, encoded by the coding sequence ATGCAGGGAGCCGGACCGGCGGTCTGCCTCGGGAACGACATCGACACCGACGTTATCATCGCCGGGCGCTACCTCCGGACGAAAGACCGCTCGGTCTGGGCGGAGCACGCCTTCGAGGACCTTGACCCAACGCTCGCCGGCCGTCTTTCCGGCGCAATCATCGTCGCCGGGAGGAACATGGGGTGCGGGTCGTCCCGGGAGCAGGCGGTGGTCGCCCTCCGGGAGGCCGGGGTGGTCGGGGTCGTCGCCCCGTCATTCGCCCGCATCTTCTTTAGAAACGCCGTCAACGTCGGCCTCCCGGTGATCGAGGCCCCGGTCTCGTGCACCGACGGCGCTCGCGTCGCATTCGACCTCGATGCCGGGTGGGTGGAGGTGGACGGGGAGCGCTATCCCGCCCGCCCGCTCTCGGAGAAGATGGTCGCCATCCTCCGGGCCGGAGGGCTGGTTCCTTACTGGAGGTCGTGCCGATGA
- a CDS encoding homocitrate synthase family protein, protein MKPWHIEICDVTLRDGEQTPGVSFTRDEKMTIAQSLDEIGVEVIEAGFPVVSAAEKDCVTAIARSGLSARVCCLARALQPDVEAALDCDVDMVSIFIATSDLHIRHKYRKSRGEVLEDALDMVEFATDHGLQVRFAAEDASRTDPAFLLEMYTRGVECGANLVSFADTVGCLTPLEIHAVVSGLLEAAPLPLCMHCHNDLGFAAANTITAAAAGAFQLHTTVNGIGERAGNAALEQVLVALRMKGGVDRYDLSRLQEISRLVARCSGVAPERTRPVVGENAFAHESGIHIAAILGDPSTYEYIPPELVGGERRFVLGKHTGKRALEHVAKAYGFDLSDEEARWVLEQVKQKSEGKCSVTPEMLCGIIRRAKGGSHQ, encoded by the coding sequence ATGAAACCGTGGCATATCGAGATCTGTGATGTAACGCTGCGAGACGGGGAACAGACTCCCGGCGTCTCGTTTACCCGTGATGAGAAGATGACGATCGCCCAATCACTCGACGAGATCGGCGTGGAGGTGATCGAGGCCGGGTTTCCCGTGGTATCCGCCGCGGAGAAGGATTGCGTCACGGCCATTGCCCGAAGCGGTCTCTCTGCCCGGGTCTGCTGCCTTGCACGGGCACTGCAGCCCGACGTCGAGGCAGCCCTCGACTGCGACGTGGACATGGTCAGCATCTTCATTGCGACCTCTGACCTCCACATCCGGCACAAGTACCGCAAGTCCCGCGGCGAGGTGCTCGAGGATGCCCTCGATATGGTGGAGTTCGCCACCGACCACGGTCTGCAGGTGCGGTTCGCTGCCGAGGACGCCTCGCGAACCGACCCGGCGTTCCTCCTGGAGATGTATACCCGGGGCGTCGAGTGCGGTGCCAATCTCGTCAGTTTCGCGGATACGGTCGGCTGCCTCACGCCGCTCGAGATCCACGCGGTCGTCTCCGGGCTCCTCGAGGCGGCCCCCCTTCCGCTCTGTATGCACTGCCACAACGACCTCGGGTTTGCAGCCGCAAACACCATAACGGCCGCGGCTGCCGGGGCGTTCCAGCTTCACACCACCGTCAACGGCATCGGCGAGCGTGCCGGGAACGCGGCGCTCGAGCAGGTGCTCGTCGCCCTGCGGATGAAGGGCGGCGTCGATCGCTACGACCTCTCCCGCCTGCAGGAGATCTCGCGGCTGGTCGCCCGGTGCTCGGGCGTGGCCCCGGAGCGTACCCGGCCGGTCGTCGGGGAGAACGCCTTTGCCCACGAGAGCGGGATTCACATCGCCGCCATCCTTGGAGACCCCTCGACCTACGAATACATCCCCCCGGAGCTGGTGGGCGGCGAGCGGCGTTTCGTCCTCGGGAAGCATACGGGGAAGCGGGCGCTCGAGCATGTCGCAAAGGCCTACGGGTTCGACCTCTCTGATGAGGAGGCGCGGTGGGTGCTCGAACAGGTCAAACAGAAGAGCGAAGGAAAGTGCAGCGTCACCCCGGAGATGCTCTGCGGGATCATCCGGCGGGCAAAGGGGGGGAGCCACCAGTGA
- a CDS encoding 3-isopropylmalate dehydratase large subunit, producing MSTLSEQILGAPAGAYVDREVDIAFAHDGTGVLAREALREMGVERLPHPERLRLIFDHIVPANTGTTATLQAELRGYARSSGIELSDAGGGICHQVMSEGVVRPGMVVVGADSHTCTLGAFGAFATGVGATDMAAIWASGSTWFRVPETIAVNLTGRLSGAAEPKDVALACVAKLGMEGATYRALEFVGDGAAGISMDGRLTLCNMAVETGAKAGMFHADAATVRYLAEHGVTASPRAPKDCCYERTADIDLVDIVPLVAVPHRVDTVREAEEVAGTHLDQVFVGTCTNGRYEDLARFARIVRGKKVAVRTLVVPASRAVLARAIATGVLADIVDAGCMVAPPGCGPCLGAHAGVLGEGEVCLSTANRNFKNRMGVGGEIYLSSVATAAASAIAGVIAVPEVV from the coding sequence GTGAGCACGCTCTCCGAGCAGATCCTCGGCGCACCGGCGGGTGCATACGTGGACCGCGAGGTCGATATCGCCTTTGCCCACGACGGGACCGGTGTCCTTGCCCGGGAAGCGCTCCGGGAGATGGGGGTGGAACGGCTCCCCCATCCGGAGCGCCTGCGCCTGATCTTCGACCATATCGTCCCGGCAAACACCGGAACGACGGCGACGCTCCAGGCGGAGCTCCGCGGGTATGCCCGGTCCTCGGGGATAGAACTCTCGGATGCCGGAGGGGGGATCTGTCACCAGGTGATGAGCGAAGGGGTCGTCCGGCCCGGCATGGTCGTCGTGGGCGCTGACTCCCATACCTGCACCCTCGGCGCCTTCGGTGCGTTTGCCACCGGGGTGGGGGCGACCGATATGGCGGCGATCTGGGCGTCGGGGTCCACGTGGTTCCGGGTCCCGGAGACGATCGCGGTCAACCTCACCGGCAGGCTCTCCGGCGCCGCGGAACCTAAGGACGTTGCCCTCGCCTGCGTCGCGAAACTCGGGATGGAAGGAGCGACCTACCGGGCGCTGGAGTTCGTGGGCGACGGGGCGGCAGGAATCTCCATGGACGGGCGGCTGACCCTCTGCAACATGGCGGTCGAGACCGGGGCGAAAGCAGGTATGTTCCACGCCGATGCGGCCACCGTCCGCTACCTCGCGGAGCACGGCGTTACGGCGTCACCCCGGGCACCGAAGGACTGCTGTTACGAACGGACCGCCGATATCGATCTTGTCGACATCGTGCCTCTCGTCGCGGTCCCGCACCGGGTGGATACCGTCCGGGAGGCGGAGGAGGTCGCGGGCACGCACCTCGACCAGGTCTTCGTCGGGACCTGCACGAACGGCCGCTACGAAGATCTTGCCCGGTTCGCCCGCATCGTCCGGGGGAAGAAGGTGGCCGTCCGCACCCTGGTCGTCCCCGCCTCGCGGGCGGTACTTGCGCGGGCGATCGCCACCGGGGTCCTTGCCGACATCGTGGATGCGGGGTGCATGGTGGCGCCGCCCGGGTGCGGGCCGTGCCTCGGGGCGCACGCCGGCGTGCTCGGGGAGGGCGAGGTCTGCCTCTCCACCGCCAACCGGAACTTCAAAAACCGGATGGGCGTTGGCGGCGAGATCTACCTCTCGTCGGTTGCCACTGCCGCCGCGAGCGCCATAGCCGGCGTAATCGCCGTGCCGGAGGTGGTATGA
- a CDS encoding 4Fe-4S binding protein translates to MALFPKYSKTREGQNVIMEQRLLKAVNNLILNAETCTGCGICVDACPEEAIVLGPVGATRRGAIDYAEPVDVNPEKCSYCGVCVIMCPFNAMTLKIDGEERLPILEKEGFPTYDMVTVIDEEKCDRCTICEEACPRDAINRDVPAFEGGDEAGKPRQAALQTKTTFTVDTEKCDVCGICGELCPSITVVRNAPNPETGKIEGEVKWEEATCDGCTICVEACPQECITLEREVISDKLPGKVDIEQDNCCTCTWCVETCPQEAITVEKIFEGDIEINPEKCPGGCSTCVEVCPCNALYLPSPVPAKEMKGEVEANIAINKDFCILCGACVNACPSEDAIILRRTGIRMKDKETELFKQIKEKLLAPRTSKVKETAPGEVEVKVLGEAEEA, encoded by the coding sequence ATGGCACTGTTTCCAAAGTATTCCAAAACGCGGGAAGGACAGAACGTCATCATGGAGCAGAGGCTCCTGAAGGCAGTCAACAACCTGATCCTGAACGCAGAGACCTGCACGGGCTGCGGCATCTGTGTCGACGCCTGCCCTGAAGAGGCAATCGTGCTCGGACCAGTCGGTGCGACACGCCGTGGGGCAATCGACTACGCAGAACCTGTCGACGTCAACCCCGAGAAGTGTTCGTACTGTGGCGTATGCGTCATCATGTGCCCCTTCAATGCGATGACGCTCAAGATCGACGGGGAGGAGAGGCTCCCGATTCTTGAGAAGGAAGGATTCCCCACGTACGACATGGTCACCGTGATCGACGAGGAGAAATGCGACCGGTGCACCATCTGTGAAGAGGCCTGCCCGAGGGACGCCATCAACCGCGATGTCCCCGCATTCGAGGGCGGCGACGAAGCCGGCAAGCCGCGTCAGGCTGCACTGCAGACCAAGACCACGTTTACCGTCGACACCGAGAAGTGCGACGTCTGTGGCATCTGCGGCGAGCTCTGCCCGAGCATCACCGTCGTTCGCAACGCCCCGAACCCCGAGACCGGTAAGATCGAAGGGGAAGTCAAGTGGGAAGAGGCCACCTGCGACGGGTGCACTATCTGCGTCGAGGCCTGCCCCCAGGAGTGCATCACGCTCGAGCGTGAGGTCATCAGCGACAAGCTGCCCGGCAAGGTCGATATCGAGCAGGACAACTGCTGCACCTGTACCTGGTGCGTCGAGACCTGCCCCCAGGAGGCAATCACCGTCGAGAAGATCTTCGAGGGAGATATCGAGATCAACCCCGAGAAGTGCCCCGGAGGCTGCTCGACCTGTGTCGAGGTCTGCCCCTGCAACGCGCTCTACCTGCCCTCCCCCGTCCCGGCAAAGGAGATGAAGGGAGAGGTTGAGGCCAACATCGCCATCAACAAGGACTTCTGTATCCTCTGTGGTGCCTGTGTCAACGCCTGCCCGAGCGAGGATGCGATCATCCTGCGGCGGACGGGTATCCGGATGAAGGACAAGGAGACGGAACTCTTCAAGCAGATCAAGGAGAAGCTGCTCGCCCCGAGGACGTCGAAGGTCAAAGAGACCGCCCCCGGAGAGGTCGAGGTTAAAGTTCTGGGAGAAGCAGAAGAGGCGTGA